The following coding sequences are from one Treponema bryantii window:
- a CDS encoding sensor histidine kinase produces MNFSQKLVFAYTCIVVIPLFILVITAMGLIRRSRVEELEANSEGLLTENYEQVQKNIQSFNLFEQLVKSNKRLMLFFTIPERSNEDEIIDTMISETTMLERTLETVPNIYGLRVFSDNSLIPERWPVFMNSSRTDLESLERWEYSYTADYLGNQGSLKYESVCSTRRLENNHREIGYIQIAMKTSDFFPFLFKKINEYNDDYAFREVLNEQTNKMELIPITNEIVERSRAPLSPELFEDFYKTVYRRKQGEILNSGKMILRHKEDIRYSSWIRVPDMNIILLHTCSSEEMQRSLFLIQAGILVGLGLTVFLLYFLVRYLTSRLMGRVYNLIGGMKQVQEGNLEACVEVTGHDEVTEAQHTFNRMTEQLRNQIEEIKKEQHLIADTEMKAMQNQINAHFLYNALETIKMQAVIAGETDVEESINVLGKLMHYCLRWRVHTVTLEEEVDYIRSYVYLLNIRNDYVISLQTEIHDEYKNIVIPKMSLQPLVENAFFYAIEPRGKDAVIRVYTEEGTQSDRIWLCVRDFGKGIPKEKQEELMTYLSDDNYERDSQGSIGLKNIQQRLSMFCGKDYRMIIESRKGEGTLIKIPVPRNLKNTLGE; encoded by the coding sequence ATGAACTTTTCACAAAAATTAGTTTTTGCCTATACCTGTATTGTCGTAATTCCCCTTTTTATTTTAGTAATTACTGCAATGGGACTTATCCGCCGTTCTCGTGTTGAAGAACTGGAAGCAAACAGTGAAGGTCTTCTTACAGAAAACTACGAACAGGTTCAAAAGAACATCCAATCCTTTAATCTTTTTGAACAGCTTGTAAAAAGTAATAAACGTCTAATGCTCTTCTTTACAATTCCAGAGCGCAGCAATGAAGATGAAATAATCGATACAATGATTTCTGAAACCACAATGCTCGAACGTACACTTGAAACTGTACCGAACATTTATGGACTTCGCGTATTCAGTGATAATTCACTTATTCCAGAACGCTGGCCGGTTTTTATGAATTCTTCACGAACAGACCTTGAAAGTCTGGAGCGCTGGGAATATAGCTACACGGCAGACTATCTTGGAAATCAGGGCTCGTTAAAATACGAATCAGTTTGTTCAACAAGAAGACTGGAAAATAATCACAGGGAAATCGGCTACATTCAGATAGCAATGAAGACCAGTGACTTTTTTCCATTCCTCTTCAAAAAAATCAATGAATATAATGATGACTATGCTTTTCGTGAAGTTCTAAATGAACAGACAAATAAAATGGAGTTGATTCCAATCACAAATGAAATAGTAGAGCGTTCACGTGCACCATTAAGTCCAGAACTCTTTGAGGATTTTTACAAAACAGTTTATCGCCGCAAGCAGGGTGAAATTCTTAATTCCGGAAAAATGATTCTGCGTCATAAAGAAGATATTCGTTATTCAAGCTGGATACGTGTTCCCGACATGAATATTATTCTTCTGCATACCTGTTCTTCTGAAGAAATGCAGAGAAGCTTGTTTTTAATCCAGGCAGGAATTCTTGTTGGACTTGGGCTTACGGTTTTTCTTTTGTACTTTTTAGTCCGATATCTTACTTCACGACTTATGGGCCGTGTTTATAATCTGATTGGTGGAATGAAACAGGTTCAGGAAGGAAATCTTGAGGCATGCGTAGAAGTAACCGGCCACGATGAAGTAACTGAAGCTCAGCATACCTTTAACAGAATGACTGAGCAGCTTAGAAATCAGATTGAAGAAATCAAAAAGGAACAGCATCTGATTGCAGATACAGAAATGAAGGCAATGCAGAATCAAATAAATGCACACTTCCTTTATAACGCACTTGAAACAATAAAAATGCAGGCAGTAATTGCCGGCGAAACAGATGTAGAAGAAAGCATAAATGTTCTTGGCAAACTTATGCATTATTGTCTGCGCTGGAGAGTTCATACAGTAACCCTCGAAGAGGAAGTAGATTATATCCGTTCGTATGTTTACCTTTTGAACATCAGAAATGATTATGTAATTTCACTTCAAACAGAAATTCATGATGAATATAAAAATATTGTCATTCCAAAAATGAGTCTGCAGCCGCTTGTAGAGAATGCTTTTTTCTATGCAATCGAGCCGCGAGGAAAGGATGCAGTAATTCGTGTTTATACAGAAGAAGGTACACAGTCAGACAGAATCTGGTTATGTGTTCGCGATTTTGGCAAAGGAATTCCAAAAGAAAAACAGGAAGAACTGATGACCTATCTTTCAGATGATAATTATGAGCGCGATTCACAAGGCAGCATCGGTTTGAAAAATATTCAGCAGCGTTTAAGCATGTTCTGTGGAAAAGATTATCGGATGATAATCGAGTCGAGAAAAGGAGAAGGAACTCTTATTAAAATTCCTGTTCCACGGAATTTAAAGAACACTTTAGGAGAATAA
- a CDS encoding extracellular solute-binding protein, translated as MKKLKVVALGFAMVAAMSLVGCSKKEAGKTTGTKASADVPGWKANADKPIKLDWYINFSWFARHWGDSKVSKYITEKTGVDVNFIVPAGNEAEKLNAMIAGDALPDLITLGWWEGQIPMMIDSDLLYSLDELADKYDPYFWKVTDPVKVGWYRQPNGHIYGYPNASYTSTDYEKYQGKLTSNETFLVRKDMYEAIGSPDMTTPEGFLGALRAAKAKFPTVNGQSLIPFGTNEFGDTGCSQLQGYLSHFLAIAPEKDGKFVNADLGLTDDPEYIRWMKAFRQAHEEGLFATDVFVDKRSQIEEKAAQGRYFCMLYQNWDMQAPQNALYARDPNSIYIAVDGPKNTKGDDPVLAGGGIAGWTVTLISKNCKDPARAIQFLSYLISEEGQMDTNFGIEGETYTIENGVPKLTKEVADLDKNDKNKQETEIGVQYTYWMLMDTAWQAQFGADYAPSLEQPQLWTRPYVHSYAAYDGLTLPVGSDEQLIYEDIQRRWGKVLPQLIRAGSEAEFDKIVADFNQYKKDKGVDKVIAAQSKLMNENKKKLGM; from the coding sequence ATGAAGAAATTAAAGGTAGTAGCATTAGGTTTTGCTATGGTTGCTGCTATGTCTCTCGTAGGCTGCAGCAAGAAAGAAGCTGGTAAAACAACTGGTACTAAAGCATCTGCTGATGTTCCAGGTTGGAAAGCAAATGCTGACAAGCCAATCAAGCTTGACTGGTATATTAACTTCAGCTGGTTTGCACGCCATTGGGGTGATTCAAAAGTTTCTAAGTACATTACAGAGAAAACTGGTGTAGATGTAAACTTCATCGTTCCTGCAGGAAACGAAGCTGAAAAATTGAATGCTATGATCGCTGGTGACGCTCTTCCAGATCTCATTACTTTGGGATGGTGGGAAGGTCAGATTCCTATGATGATCGATTCAGATCTTCTTTATTCACTTGATGAACTTGCAGACAAGTATGATCCATACTTCTGGAAGGTTACAGATCCTGTAAAGGTTGGCTGGTATCGTCAGCCAAACGGACATATCTACGGATATCCAAACGCATCTTATACTTCAACAGACTACGAGAAGTATCAGGGAAAACTTACTTCAAACGAAACTTTCCTTGTTCGTAAAGATATGTACGAAGCTATCGGAAGTCCAGACATGACAACTCCAGAGGGATTCCTTGGTGCACTCCGCGCTGCAAAGGCTAAGTTCCCAACAGTAAATGGTCAGTCACTTATTCCATTCGGAACAAACGAATTCGGTGATACTGGTTGTTCTCAGCTCCAGGGTTACCTCTCACACTTCCTTGCAATTGCTCCAGAAAAAGATGGTAAATTCGTAAACGCAGACCTCGGTCTTACAGATGATCCAGAGTATATCCGCTGGATGAAAGCATTCCGCCAGGCTCACGAAGAAGGTCTCTTTGCTACAGACGTATTCGTAGACAAGAGAAGCCAGATTGAAGAGAAAGCTGCTCAGGGCCGCTACTTCTGTATGCTCTATCAGAACTGGGATATGCAGGCTCCACAGAACGCTCTTTATGCACGTGATCCAAACTCTATCTACATTGCTGTAGATGGTCCAAAGAACACAAAGGGTGATGATCCAGTACTCGCTGGTGGTGGTATTGCAGGTTGGACAGTAACTTTGATTTCAAAGAACTGTAAAGATCCAGCTCGCGCTATTCAGTTCCTTTCTTACCTCATCTCAGAAGAAGGTCAGATGGATACAAACTTCGGTATCGAAGGTGAAACATACACAATCGAAAACGGTGTACCAAAGTTGACAAAAGAAGTTGCTGACCTCGATAAGAACGACAAGAACAAGCAGGAAACAGAGATTGGTGTTCAGTACACATACTGGATGCTTATGGATACAGCTTGGCAGGCACAGTTCGGTGCTGACTATGCTCCTTCTCTCGAGCAGCCACAGCTTTGGACACGTCCATATGTACACTCTTATGCAGCATACGACGGACTTACACTTCCTGTTGGATCTGATGAACAGCTGATTTACGAAGACATCCAGCGCCGCTGGGGTAAGGTTCTTCCACAGTTGATTCGTGCAGGTTCAGAAGCTGAGTTCGACAAGATCGTTGCAGACTTCAACCAGTATAAGAAAGACAAGGGTGTTGATAAGGTTATCGCCGCTCAGTCTAAGCTTATGAACGAAAACAAGAAGAAGCTTGGTATGTAA
- a CDS encoding carbohydrate ABC transporter permease — translation MTHSRLNRVTTGDIIIGIIMVLLCFIAVYPVWYTVIISFNDANDALRGGIYLWPRKFSLQSYKTVFQDSTIVRAFMITVLRTLIGTVTSVFFTAMVGYAFSKKHIMGNKIYTIIGTITMFFGGGLIPYFITLKNLGLYDNFLVYIIPSLFNFYNMIIFMSFFRGLPAGLEESAKLDGANDMLIFIKIILPLSMPVIATIALFNGVGHWNDYFAGVMYINKSELQPIQTYLYRVVASASASKAVVAMPAGVSAQQVSSQSVRLATMVVTTFPIMCVYPFLQKYFVKGMLIGSIKG, via the coding sequence ATGACACATTCAAGATTAAATAGAGTAACAACTGGTGACATTATTATCGGAATCATTATGGTGCTTCTCTGCTTTATTGCAGTGTATCCAGTATGGTATACAGTTATCATTTCTTTCAATGATGCAAACGATGCTCTCCGTGGCGGAATCTACTTGTGGCCAAGAAAGTTCAGTCTTCAGAGCTACAAGACAGTTTTCCAGGACAGTACAATTGTCAGAGCTTTTATGATTACAGTTCTCAGAACTCTGATTGGTACAGTAACAAGCGTTTTCTTCACAGCTATGGTTGGATACGCTTTCTCTAAAAAGCACATTATGGGAAATAAGATTTATACAATCATCGGAACAATCACAATGTTCTTCGGTGGCGGTCTTATTCCTTACTTCATTACGTTGAAAAACCTTGGTCTTTACGACAACTTCCTGGTTTACATCATCCCAAGCTTGTTCAACTTTTATAACATGATAATCTTCATGTCTTTCTTCCGCGGCCTCCCAGCCGGACTCGAAGAATCTGCTAAGCTCGACGGTGCAAACGACATGCTGATTTTTATAAAAATTATACTCCCTTTATCTATGCCGGTAATTGCAACAATTGCTTTGTTCAATGGAGTAGGCCACTGGAACGATTATTTTGCCGGAGTTATGTACATCAATAAATCTGAATTACAGCCGATTCAAACCTACCTGTATCGTGTTGTAGCCAGTGCTTCTGCTTCTAAAGCAGTTGTTGCAATGCCTGCCGGCGTTTCTGCTCAGCAGGTAAGCTCACAGTCGGTTCGTCTGGCAACTATGGTTGTAACAACTTTCCCGATTATGTGTGTATATCCATTCCTGCAGAAATACTTTGTAAAGGGAATGTTAATTGGTTCTATAAAAGGTTAG
- a CDS encoding ABC transporter permease — MKQKNNDLPVIPKKSFWVRLREEKYLQFMALLGIVWMLIFNYIPMYGILIAFKKNFFITTPLFSKKFFTTPWATNGGFQHFINFFKDEEFFNVMANTLGISILKLVFNFTLPIVFALLLNEVRNMRFKKAVQTITYMPHFLSWVVLGGILTTWLGDGGLFNELLINMGILKESVAFLAYPKYFWAITVLSDLWKELGWSAIIYLAAIAGIDQEMYEAAKVDGASRWKQIWTITLPSIAPTVTIMFILAVGGLLNTNFDQILVLNNPLNAPRSNVLDIYVYQTAMRGMRYSYASAIGLFKSVVAFILLFIANQVTKKLNDTSLF; from the coding sequence ATGAAACAGAAAAACAATGATTTGCCGGTAATCCCTAAGAAAAGCTTCTGGGTAAGATTACGTGAAGAAAAATATCTTCAGTTTATGGCACTTCTTGGAATTGTGTGGATGTTGATTTTTAACTACATCCCGATGTACGGAATTTTAATTGCTTTCAAGAAAAACTTTTTTATAACAACTCCTTTGTTCAGCAAGAAATTTTTTACAACACCATGGGCTACTAACGGTGGTTTCCAGCATTTTATCAACTTCTTCAAAGATGAAGAGTTCTTCAATGTTATGGCAAACACATTAGGAATCAGTATTCTTAAACTGGTTTTTAACTTCACTCTGCCAATCGTTTTTGCGTTGCTTTTGAATGAAGTTAGAAATATGAGATTTAAGAAAGCGGTTCAGACTATTACATATATGCCACACTTCCTTTCATGGGTTGTGCTCGGTGGTATTCTTACTACCTGGCTTGGAGATGGTGGTCTTTTCAATGAGCTTCTCATAAATATGGGTATTCTTAAAGAGAGTGTAGCTTTCCTTGCTTATCCTAAATATTTCTGGGCTATTACAGTTCTTTCTGATTTATGGAAGGAACTTGGATGGTCTGCAATCATCTACCTTGCTGCTATTGCAGGTATTGATCAGGAAATGTATGAGGCTGCTAAGGTTGACGGTGCAAGCCGCTGGAAGCAGATCTGGACAATTACACTTCCTTCAATTGCTCCTACTGTAACTATCATGTTCATCCTTGCTGTTGGTGGACTTTTGAATACTAACTTCGATCAGATTCTGGTATTGAACAATCCTTTGAATGCACCAAGAAGTAACGTACTTGATATCTACGTATATCAGACTGCTATGCGCGGAATGAGATATTCATATGCTTCGGCAATTGGTTTGTTTAAGTCGGTAGTTGCTTTCATCCTGCTGTTCATTGCTAACCAGGTTACTAAGAAGTTGAACGACACATCGTTGTTCTAA